In the genome of Nocardioides sp. NBC_00368, the window CACCGCCACACCCGTGCCTCCGGGAGTCTGATGGCCCGAGGCGCCCCCGCTGTTGAAGGAGGGGCCGGCGATGTCGAGATGGGCCCAGGGAAGGCCTCCGGTGAACTCGCGCAGGAACGCCGCTGCGTAGAGGCCACCACCCCAGCGGATCCAGTCGTGCTGGTTGAGGTCGGCCACCTTGGAGGAACGGATTCGCTCGTCCATCCATTCCGGGATGGGCATCGGCCACATCTGCTCCCCGGCGACGTCGGCGGCGGCGAGGACGCGCTCGACGATCTCCTCGGAGCCGAGCACGCCGCTCACCTTGTCGCCCAGCGCCGCCACCATGTGGCCGGTGAGCGTGGCCACGTCGATGATCACGTCGGGGGAGACCTCGGTCGCGCGCGCCAGCGCGTCGGCGAGGATCATCCGTCCCTCGGCGTCCATGTTGGAGACCTCGACGGTCGTGCCGCCGTAGTGGGTGACGACGTCGCCGGGCCGGTAGGAGGAGCCGGAGACCATGTTCTCCGCCATCGGCACGAACGCGGAGACCTTCACCGGAAGCCCGAGGCGGGCGATCGCGAAGGTGGCCTGGGCCACCGCGGCCGCCCCGGCCATGTCCGACTTCATCGTGGACATCGAGTTGCCCGGCTTGATCGTGAGGCCGCCGGAGTCGAAGGTGATGCCCTTGCCGACCAGCGCGATGTGGCCACGGGCGTCGTCGGGGGAGTAGGTCAGCTCGACCAGGCGCGGCCTGGCCTCCGAGCCCATGCCCACCGCGAGGATGCCGCCGCAGCCGAGCTCGGCGAGCTGCTTTTCGTCGTAGACGGTCGTCTCAACGCCGTCGACCAGGCCGGCCACGTGCTCGATGGCGTCGGCGAACACCGGGGGAGTCAGGTCGGCGGGCGGGACGTTGACCCATTCGCGGGTGCCGGCGACCGCCTGCGCCAGGATCTGCGCCTCCTCGAAGGCGGTGACCGCGTCCGTACGCCGGGCGATCGCGCTCAGGATCGCGACGTCGCTCGGGCCCTTGCTCTCGCCGCCCGACTTGCCCGACTTGTAGGCGGTGTAGGTGTAACCGCCGAGGAGATAGCCCTCGGTGACCGCCCGGACCAGCTCGGGGGTGTCGGCCGGCAGCGCCACCGCGACGGAGGTCGCGTTGGGCACGGAGCGGGCGGCGGCACCGGCGGCGCGGCGTACGGCATCGGCCGAGTAGGTCCCGTCGGCATCGGCCTTGCCGAGACCGACCAGCACCAGGAGCTGGGCGCCGATCTCCCCGCCGGCGGGCAGGCGGGTGACCTCGCCGGCCTTGCCGCTGACGCCCAGGGTGGCCAGCATTCCGCGCCACTTGCGGCCGTAGGCGGCCTTGACGTCCTCCGCGCCGATCGTCACCTCGACGTCCTTCGCGCCCGTGCCGACGCCGACGACGACCGCCTCGGCACGGGTCTTGGCGGGAGAGGCGGTACGCAGCGTATAGCTGATGTCAGGCAGGGTCACGCCGTGCAGTCTAGGTGTGGCACGCCGGAGGAGGGGCCACGGACCGGGCTGTGTCGACCAGGTGCGATAGGTTCGCAGCATGGCTGATGAGACCTCCACGGGGGGCGGGTCGGAGCTGCTCCAGTCCCCTCTGCACACAAAGCACCAGGAGCTCGGTGCGAAGTTCGGTGAGTTCGGCGGCTGGTCGATGCCGCTGGAGTACTCCGGGGTCGTCAAGGAGCACACCGCCGTACGCGAGGCCGTCGGTGTCTTCGACGTCAGCCATCTCGGCAAGGTCATGATCAGCGGTCAGGGCGCGGCCGACTTCGTCAACGCCTCGTTCACCAACGACCTCGGCCGGATCAAGCCCGGCAAGGCGCAGTACACGCTGTGCTGTGACGAGGAGACCGGCGGCATCGTCGACGACCTGATCGCCTACTACCGCGACGACGAGCACGTCCTGATCGTCCCCAACGCCGCCAACACCCCCGAGGTCGTGAGCCGGCTGCGGGCCGCCGCACCCGAGGGCATCACCCTCACCGACCACCACCGCGACTACGCGGTGCTCGCCGTCCAGGGCCCGAAGTCCGACGAGCTGCTCGAGGCCGT includes:
- a CDS encoding leucyl aminopeptidase → MTLPDISYTLRTASPAKTRAEAVVVGVGTGAKDVEVTIGAEDVKAAYGRKWRGMLATLGVSGKAGEVTRLPAGGEIGAQLLVLVGLGKADADGTYSADAVRRAAGAAARSVPNATSVAVALPADTPELVRAVTEGYLLGGYTYTAYKSGKSGGESKGPSDVAILSAIARRTDAVTAFEEAQILAQAVAGTREWVNVPPADLTPPVFADAIEHVAGLVDGVETTVYDEKQLAELGCGGILAVGMGSEARPRLVELTYSPDDARGHIALVGKGITFDSGGLTIKPGNSMSTMKSDMAGAAAVAQATFAIARLGLPVKVSAFVPMAENMVSGSSYRPGDVVTHYGGTTVEVSNMDAEGRMILADALARATEVSPDVIIDVATLTGHMVAALGDKVSGVLGSEEIVERVLAAADVAGEQMWPMPIPEWMDERIRSSKVADLNQHDWIRWGGGLYAAAFLREFTGGLPWAHLDIAGPSFNSGGASGHQTPGGTGVAVATLVDYVREMATDQ